A stretch of DNA from Acinetobacter sp. C26M:
GATTAGCTTCGGTGCTTTAACTGCATTTAGCTTTGTTAACTTCTCGGTGATTTCTCGCTACGCGTTGCGAGATGGCAAGAATAAGACACCAAAAGATATTATCAGTTACATCATCATTCCTACACTGGGTTTCGCCAGCGTGTTTATGATGTGGTTAGAAATTGACAAATTGGCTTTACAGATTGGTCTGGCTTGGGCAGTAATCGGTGTCGGTTATCTTGCTTATAAGACTAAAGGCTTCAAATACAATGCGCCACAGCATAATGAATTTGATGACAGACATTAATCTGATAAGTTAATAAAAAAGGCGCTCAATGCGCCTTTTTTATGGCGTGAAAATTTAGCCGTGCAGCTTTTCAACAATCGATTTCACACGTTTTGCATAAAGCTTCGCTGTTTCCAAGTCTCCTGTTGGGATCTCATCGGTACTCGCATCTGATGGCGATTGAACCAACAAGCCAACTGAACCACCTAAATTGTTTACATCTTCACGTTTTGCATTTTTAGTATTGGCAGGCAATAATCCCAAGCTCACCCAAATACCGCCATGCTGTGAAGCTAAAGTTTGTAACTGAATCAAGGTGACCTGCTTATCGCCATTCAAGCTCGCGCTATTGGTAAAGCCTGCAAAGACTTTATCCTGCCAGCCACGGGTAAACCAGATTTTTGAAGAAGCATCGGCAAACTTTTTAAACTGCCAAGGGGCTGCCGCCATATAGGTTGGCGCTCCAAACACAATACCTTGTGCCTCATTTAAAGTCTGCCAGTCTTGCTCGGTAATCTCACCATTCTGATCAATTTCAATCAGAGAGGCGTCAATCGCACCCGCAAAAGTTTCAGCAACCACTTTGGTATGGCCATAGCCTGAGAAATAAACAACCGCAATTTGTGTCATGAGAGTATCCAAAATTTTTCAAAAGTTCGATTTAATGATATATTTTAGAAACTAGGTGTCAATTAGTTACCAGATGGTAACTAGGGACATTCAATTGGGAATTTGAGGGTTTTAGCTATGAATCAGGCATTAAAATATGATATTTATCAACAACATTGCCCTGCTCGGTTATTTTTTGAAAAAATTGCAGACAAATGGGTACTGATGATTATCAATGTGCTTGCGCGAGAGACCCAACATTTCAATTTATTGAAAAAAAGCATTCAAGGCATTTCACCGAAAGTATTGTCTCAAAAACTAAAAATGCTTGAACGCGATGGTTTTATTGAACGACAGGTACAAGATACCGCACCAATTCGAGTGGATTATTCACTCACCGCACTTGGTTTAGAAGTCGCGGAAATGGCGTATCAACTCAAAGATTGGGCTGAAAGTAATATCGAACAAGTCATCTATGCTCAACAACGGTTTGATTCAATTCAAGAAGAATAAACAAGACGATATGGTGAGGTTCATATGTATCCACAACCTTTAATTGCAGTTGCAGATGTCGAGAAAACCAGTCAGTGGTATCAAACTGTGCTTGGCTTAAAAAGCGGGCATGGCGGCAAAGACTATGAACAGTTGCTGTTTGAGCAGAACATGGTACTGCAACTGCACCAATGGCAAGCGCATGATCACCCACATATCGGAGATCCGAAACGAGTGATTGGTAACGGCATTTTGCTTTGGTTTGAAAGCGATCAATTTGATGAGATTGTCAAAAAGCTACAAACCCATCAAGTTGAAATTTTGGAAGGTCCTAAATATAACCCCAACGCACATCATCGCGAAATTTGGTTTAAAGACCCAAATGGCTATACGCTGGTTGTGGCAAGCCCATATGGAGATATCTAAGCTGGGAAATTAGAGTTGTTTAAAACCCTGTTGTCGCCACGCTTCATAGACAATCACAGCAGTTGCATTAGAGAGGTTTAAACTTCTTGAATTTTCAGCCATCGGTAAACGGATCCACTGTTCTTGCGGGAACATGAGACGTACCTGCTCAGGCAGACCACGAGTTTCAGGCCCCATCAACAAGGCAACTGGACGATTCAGATCAACCGTATGCGGTGTCGCTGAGCCTTTAGTGGTGAGTGGAAAAATATGCTCTACCCCTTTGGTTTTTAAGTCAGCAAGGCAAAGTTCGATATTGTCCCAGATTTGCATTCTTGCCCATTCGTGATAATCCAATCCTGCACGTTTCAACTTTTTATCATCCAGCTCA
This window harbors:
- a CDS encoding flavodoxin family protein: MTQIAVVYFSGYGHTKVVAETFAGAIDASLIEIDQNGEITEQDWQTLNEAQGIVFGAPTYMAAAPWQFKKFADASSKIWFTRGWQDKVFAGFTNSASLNGDKQVTLIQLQTLASQHGGIWVSLGLLPANTKNAKREDVNNLGGSVGLLVQSPSDASTDEIPTGDLETAKLYAKRVKSIVEKLHG
- a CDS encoding helix-turn-helix domain-containing protein is translated as MNQALKYDIYQQHCPARLFFEKIADKWVLMIINVLARETQHFNLLKKSIQGISPKVLSQKLKMLERDGFIERQVQDTAPIRVDYSLTALGLEVAEMAYQLKDWAESNIEQVIYAQQRFDSIQEE
- a CDS encoding VOC family protein, translating into MYPQPLIAVADVEKTSQWYQTVLGLKSGHGGKDYEQLLFEQNMVLQLHQWQAHDHPHIGDPKRVIGNGILLWFESDQFDEIVKKLQTHQVEILEGPKYNPNAHHREIWFKDPNGYTLVVASPYGDI
- a CDS encoding tRNA (cytidine(34)-2'-O)-methyltransferase, yielding MIHVVLYEPEIPANTGNIIRLCANTGAQLHLVKPLGFELDDKKLKRAGLDYHEWARMQIWDNIELCLADLKTKGVEHIFPLTTKGSATPHTVDLNRPVALLMGPETRGLPEQVRLMFPQEQWIRLPMAENSRSLNLSNATAVIVYEAWRQQGFKQL